A single region of the Rhizobium sp. NLR16a genome encodes:
- a CDS encoding DUF2282 domain-containing protein gives MNRSTLTLALAGSLATAISSAAFAAPLPAEKMVGNEKCYGIALKGHNDCAAGAGTTCAGTSTMDYQGNAWKAVPAGTCVSMNVNGHMGKLEPTKG, from the coding sequence ATGAACCGTTCCACTCTCACCCTCGCCCTCGCAGGCTCGCTCGCCACTGCGATTTCATCCGCTGCCTTCGCCGCGCCGCTGCCGGCGGAGAAAATGGTGGGCAACGAGAAATGCTATGGCATCGCGCTCAAGGGTCACAATGATTGTGCCGCCGGTGCCGGCACGACCTGCGCCGGGACATCGACGATGGATTATCAGGGGAACGCCTGGAAGGCCGTCCCGGCCGGCACCTGTGTCAGCATGAATGTCAACGGCCACATGGGTAAGCTCGAGCCGACCAAAGGCTGA
- a CDS encoding LysR family transcriptional regulator, translated as MKTLDPLDGIAAFLTVSTHLSFTKAAEELSMARATVGAQVRQLEDRLGIRLFQRSTRKIVLTEAGAAYREALSGILPQIREAERAAISFQKEAVGRLRVSAPPDLGQLVIVPAVSEFLKLNTAVSIELDLSHRPVNLVEDGFDLAIRGRLEVDINLITRQLATSSIVISASPAYIAEHGAPMTPHDLAHHACLHFAELRWGRIWPFSRDGEEFRIPIVPRLELNHSLGLRDAAVLGLGIVLLPDFIVGEDLRQGRLVRLLPDWDISTIQLQAVYPANRHIAVKVRRFVSFLAGKLRL; from the coding sequence ATGAAAACGCTTGATCCGCTTGACGGGATTGCCGCATTCCTAACGGTTTCCACGCATCTGAGCTTCACGAAGGCGGCCGAGGAACTGAGCATGGCGCGGGCGACGGTCGGCGCCCAGGTCAGGCAGCTCGAGGATCGCCTTGGCATCCGCCTCTTTCAAAGATCGACGCGCAAGATCGTCCTGACGGAGGCCGGGGCAGCCTACAGGGAAGCGCTTTCGGGAATTCTGCCGCAGATAAGAGAGGCCGAACGGGCCGCAATCTCGTTTCAGAAGGAAGCTGTCGGGCGATTGCGGGTGTCGGCGCCACCCGACCTCGGGCAGCTCGTGATCGTGCCGGCAGTTTCGGAGTTCCTCAAACTCAATACGGCTGTGTCTATCGAACTCGACCTGTCACATCGGCCCGTGAACTTGGTCGAGGATGGCTTCGACCTTGCAATTCGAGGCCGCCTTGAGGTCGATATCAATCTCATCACCCGACAACTGGCGACATCGTCAATCGTAATTTCCGCTTCACCGGCCTATATTGCCGAACACGGGGCACCAATGACGCCGCACGACCTCGCTCACCACGCCTGCCTCCACTTCGCCGAACTAAGATGGGGGCGGATTTGGCCGTTCAGCAGGGACGGTGAGGAGTTTCGCATCCCCATCGTACCCCGCCTGGAACTTAATCACAGTCTTGGTCTGCGCGACGCCGCCGTGCTCGGACTCGGCATTGTCCTTCTGCCCGACTTTATCGTCGGGGAAGACCTCAGGCAGGGCCGGTTGGTCCGTCTTCTCCCCGATTGGGATATCAGTACGATACAGTTGCAAGCGGTCTATCCGGCCAATCGCCATATCGCGGTAAAGGTCCGACGCTTCGTCTCGTTCCTGGCAGGCAAACTGCGACTATAG
- a CDS encoding cupin domain-containing protein encodes MMTFTQAAVSPSGRGTPAMAFGKHVIRIMAANTGGSLGMFEAFVPAGEGPPLHVHEREDEFFRVLAGRFGFWCAGDYVELAEGGCIALPRGVPHRFRNVGKTEGRLMVVVTPGGFESFFSIVELCKPETPEQVASVAKSFGLTFPPEDGRKVA; translated from the coding sequence ATGATGACATTCACCCAAGCTGCGGTCTCGCCGTCCGGGCGTGGGACGCCGGCAATGGCGTTCGGCAAGCATGTCATCCGCATAATGGCGGCCAATACTGGCGGTTCGCTCGGCATGTTCGAAGCTTTCGTGCCGGCCGGCGAAGGACCGCCGCTGCACGTACACGAGCGCGAGGACGAGTTCTTCCGCGTGCTTGCCGGGCGCTTCGGCTTCTGGTGCGCCGGAGATTATGTCGAACTTGCGGAAGGCGGCTGCATCGCATTGCCGCGTGGTGTGCCACACCGTTTCCGCAATGTGGGGAAAACGGAGGGCCGCCTCATGGTCGTGGTCACACCGGGCGGGTTCGAAAGTTTCTTTTCGATCGTAGAACTCTGCAAGCCCGAAACACCTGAGCAGGTCGCCTCGGTCGCCAAAAGTTTCGGGCTGACCTTCCCACCTGAGGACGGCCGCAAGGTCGCCTGA
- a CDS encoding arylamine N-acetyltransferase, which produces MPLTAQQIDAYLARIGVERPSRLDIDSLSQLHRAHLMSFTWEALDAFMGWPSQITPAAAFAKMVEGRRGGWCYEMNGLFGAALAALGFRVTRLCGAVDREKLGDIAIGNHLTLRVDLDRSYLAEVGVADAIIEPVPLVAGPISQRGFDFSIMPADGSWLRFNNQVLGIAKSFDFRLDHSDEAAMAATQGWLMQDPGSPFTQALAVLRHTADGYVALQNDRLRRVTANSLSEERITSASHLGDTFQAVFDLDIPQPGRVWERLQTIHRDKAA; this is translated from the coding sequence ATGCCCCTGACAGCCCAACAGATAGATGCCTATCTGGCCCGGATCGGAGTCGAGCGGCCGTCGCGCCTCGACATCGACAGCTTGTCGCAGTTGCACCGCGCCCATCTCATGAGCTTTACATGGGAGGCACTGGACGCCTTCATGGGATGGCCTTCCCAGATCACCCCGGCTGCGGCATTCGCCAAGATGGTCGAGGGGCGGCGCGGCGGCTGGTGTTATGAGATGAACGGCCTCTTCGGCGCCGCGCTTGCAGCCCTGGGTTTCCGTGTGACCCGCCTTTGCGGCGCCGTCGATCGCGAAAAGCTCGGCGACATCGCCATCGGCAATCATCTGACGCTGCGGGTCGACCTCGACCGTTCCTATCTCGCCGAGGTCGGCGTAGCCGACGCCATCATCGAGCCGGTGCCGCTTGTGGCCGGGCCGATCAGCCAACGCGGCTTTGACTTCTCCATCATGCCGGCCGACGGGAGCTGGCTGCGCTTCAATAATCAGGTGCTCGGCATCGCGAAAAGCTTCGATTTCCGGCTCGACCACAGCGACGAAGCCGCGATGGCCGCAACACAAGGCTGGCTGATGCAAGATCCCGGCTCGCCGTTCACCCAGGCGCTCGCGGTGTTGCGGCACACGGCGGACGGCTACGTCGCCCTCCAGAACGACCGTCTGCGCCGTGTGACGGCGAACAGCCTCAGCGAGGAGCGCATTACGAGCGCGAGCCATCTCGGCGACACATTCCAGGCAGTATTCGATCTCGACATCCCCCAGCCCGGCCGCGTCTGGGAGCGCCTCCAGACGATCCACCGCGACAAGGCGGCCTGA
- a CDS encoding YceI family protein yields MLRTTACTLALALSTAFTSAAAADPAPGGAYKTDPSHSSFNWSFDHSGLSHYTARFTGVDARLDWKPQKPETSTLSVTIDPLSVRTDYPWPEKVNFDAEIGGDENFLAAKPITFVSRTIHVTGEKTGTVEGLLTLRGVTHPATLDVTFNGSMAEHPMMGVPKIGFSATGSIRRSDWGLDFAIPELGDIVTFTIETQMVPAGYSFQ; encoded by the coding sequence ATGCTTCGTACAACCGCATGCACCCTTGCTCTGGCCTTGAGCACGGCCTTCACCTCTGCCGCCGCCGCCGATCCTGCACCGGGCGGTGCCTACAAGACCGATCCTTCGCATTCGAGTTTCAATTGGTCCTTCGACCATTCCGGCCTGTCCCACTACACGGCCCGCTTTACCGGAGTCGATGCGCGGCTCGACTGGAAGCCGCAAAAGCCGGAAACCTCCACGCTTTCGGTCACGATCGATCCGCTTTCGGTCCGCACCGACTATCCCTGGCCTGAGAAGGTCAACTTCGATGCGGAGATCGGCGGAGACGAGAACTTCCTTGCAGCCAAGCCGATCACCTTCGTTTCCAGGACGATCCACGTGACGGGCGAGAAGACCGGCACCGTCGAAGGCCTCCTGACCCTTCGCGGCGTGACGCACCCGGCAACGCTCGACGTGACCTTCAACGGCTCAATGGCGGAGCACCCGATGATGGGCGTCCCGAAGATCGGCTTCTCGGCGACCGGCAGCATCCGTCGCAGCGATTGGGGGCTGGATTTCGCAATCCCCGAACTCGGCGACATCGTCACCTTCACGATAGAAACGCAGATGGTGCCGGCTGGTTACTCGTTTCAGTGA
- the nhaA gene encoding Na+/H+ antiporter NhaA: protein MSSPISPGLIRSTLRQFLDSEASGGLVLMAVALAAIVTANSPLAEAYFHALHIPLGPLSLLHWINDALMALFFLLVGLEIKREMLDGQLSSWSRRILPGAAAMGGMLFPALFYILFNWENPAALRGWAIPTATDIAFALGVISLFGPRVPASLKIFLAALAIIDDLGAVVIIALFYTNDLNLLALAGAAAVLAALYGMNRARILKLWPYLLLGAVLWVLVFASGIHATLAGVLLALTIPLKVTPGTPEASHDQSPLHHLEHILHRPVAFIVVPIFGFANAGVSFIGASAATLTEPLTLGVAAGLLLGKLAGVLSTVFLLVKLGLADLPAKASWGQMIGVAALCGIGFTMSLFIGLLAFNDPTVQDHVKMGILLGSLLSGLVGAAMLATFNRRS from the coding sequence GTGTCGTCGCCAATCTCTCCAGGCCTCATCCGATCCACTCTTCGTCAGTTCCTCGACAGCGAAGCGTCGGGCGGTCTCGTGCTGATGGCAGTCGCCTTGGCGGCGATCGTGACGGCGAACTCACCACTCGCAGAGGCTTACTTCCACGCGCTTCACATCCCTCTGGGGCCGCTCAGCCTGCTGCACTGGATCAATGACGCGCTGATGGCGCTTTTCTTTCTCCTCGTCGGGCTCGAGATCAAGCGCGAAATGCTCGATGGCCAGCTCTCCAGCTGGAGCCGCCGCATCCTGCCGGGCGCGGCGGCAATGGGAGGCATGCTCTTCCCCGCCCTCTTCTACATCCTGTTCAACTGGGAAAACCCGGCCGCCCTGCGCGGCTGGGCGATCCCAACCGCGACGGACATCGCATTCGCGCTCGGCGTCATCTCGCTGTTCGGCCCACGGGTGCCTGCCTCGTTGAAGATCTTCCTGGCGGCACTGGCGATCATCGATGACTTGGGGGCGGTCGTGATCATTGCGCTGTTCTACACGAACGATCTCAACCTCCTGGCGCTTGCAGGGGCTGCGGCAGTGCTTGCGGCGCTCTACGGCATGAACCGCGCCAGGATTTTGAAGCTCTGGCCGTATCTGCTGCTCGGCGCCGTGCTGTGGGTGCTCGTTTTCGCATCCGGCATCCACGCGACGCTGGCCGGCGTTCTTCTCGCTCTGACGATTCCGCTGAAGGTGACGCCTGGTACGCCCGAGGCAAGCCACGACCAGTCGCCGTTGCACCACCTCGAGCACATCCTCCACAGGCCAGTCGCATTCATCGTCGTTCCGATCTTCGGCTTTGCCAATGCCGGCGTCTCCTTCATCGGCGCCTCGGCAGCCACGCTGACAGAACCATTGACGCTCGGCGTGGCGGCGGGCCTGCTACTTGGAAAACTGGCCGGCGTTCTCAGCACGGTCTTTCTGCTCGTCAAACTCGGCCTGGCCGACCTTCCCGCGAAGGCGAGCTGGGGGCAAATGATCGGCGTGGCCGCCCTCTGCGGCATAGGCTTTACCATGAGCCTCTTCATCGGGTTGCTGGCATTCAACGACCCCACCGTCCAAGACCATGTGAAGATGGGCATCCTGCTGGGATCTCTGCTGTCCGGTCTGGTCGGCGCGGCGATGCTCGCAACATTCAACCGGCGATCCTGA
- a CDS encoding DUF3604 domain-containing protein, with the protein MKRTPGKLLIAGLISLGSALPTVAQQATDIGTLDSGAAGRVFTSKPLYSPYAGRNFPTRPLFGDTHLHTGASFDAGAFGARLTPRDAYRFARGEEVMASSSQPAKLSRPLDFLVVADHSDNMGMFPDLFAGKAEVIADPQAKTWYDMIKSGQGATAALQIIFSFGKGTLPQSMIYGPDTRPYKNAWQDTIKAAEEYNDPGRFTAFIGYEWTSNTAGNNLHRNVIFRDNADKAAQVVPYTTLKPLGSDNPRDLWQWMQAYEDKTGGNVLAIAHNGNLSNGRMFPLIESFTGKPVDKTYVEQRARWERLYETTQTKGTGEAHPLLSPNDEFADFEIWDFGNLDASERKTPAMLEFEYARSALKNGLKLEAELGTNPYKFGLVGSSDAHTGLSAMEEENFFGKTTPQEPSPERLTATFVKDDKTGITVMDWEVGASGYAAVWAVENTRESIWDAMQRKETYATTGSRMAVRFFGGWNFEQADAETRNPGEIGYAKGVPMGGDLRAAPEGKAPSFLVAALRDPIGANLDRYQIVKGWLDDKGETHEQVYDVAWSGDRKPGADGKLPPVGSTVNVENATWTNTIGAPELIAIWKDPSFDPKQKAFYYGRVIEIPTPRWTAYDAKRYGTKPLEGTRMTVTERAYTSPIWYTP; encoded by the coding sequence ATGAAACGGACACCTGGGAAACTCTTGATTGCCGGGCTGATAAGCCTCGGTTCTGCTTTACCGACCGTGGCTCAGCAGGCCACCGATATCGGCACTCTGGACAGCGGGGCGGCTGGACGGGTATTCACCAGTAAACCTCTCTACTCGCCCTATGCGGGACGAAATTTTCCGACCCGCCCGCTTTTTGGCGACACGCATTTGCATACGGGAGCCTCCTTCGACGCCGGCGCGTTCGGCGCGAGGTTGACGCCACGTGACGCTTACCGCTTCGCCCGTGGCGAGGAGGTCATGGCCTCAAGCAGCCAGCCTGCGAAGCTGTCGCGGCCGCTCGACTTTCTGGTCGTGGCCGATCACTCCGACAACATGGGCATGTTCCCCGATCTGTTCGCCGGCAAGGCCGAAGTGATCGCCGATCCGCAGGCGAAGACCTGGTACGATATGATCAAGTCAGGCCAGGGCGCTACCGCGGCGCTTCAAATCATCTTCAGCTTCGGCAAGGGAACGCTTCCCCAGAGCATGATCTATGGGCCGGACACGCGTCCCTACAAGAACGCATGGCAGGACACGATAAAGGCTGCCGAGGAATATAACGATCCGGGGCGGTTCACGGCTTTCATCGGCTATGAATGGACGTCCAATACGGCAGGTAACAACCTCCATCGCAACGTCATCTTCCGCGACAATGCCGACAAGGCCGCCCAGGTCGTACCCTATACCACGCTGAAACCACTGGGCAGCGACAACCCGCGCGATCTATGGCAGTGGATGCAGGCCTATGAGGACAAGACCGGCGGCAACGTGCTGGCGATTGCGCACAACGGCAATCTCTCCAATGGGCGCATGTTCCCGCTGATCGAATCCTTCACCGGCAAGCCGGTCGACAAGACCTATGTCGAGCAGCGCGCCAGGTGGGAACGCCTCTACGAAACGACCCAGACGAAGGGGACCGGAGAGGCACACCCGTTGCTGTCGCCGAACGATGAGTTTGCTGATTTCGAGATCTGGGATTTCGGCAATCTCGATGCCAGCGAACGCAAGACGCCTGCTATGCTCGAGTTCGAATATGCACGGTCTGCATTGAAGAACGGCCTCAAACTCGAAGCCGAGCTCGGTACGAACCCTTACAAGTTCGGATTGGTCGGCAGCTCCGATGCACACACGGGCCTTTCGGCGATGGAGGAGGAAAATTTCTTCGGCAAGACCACGCCGCAGGAGCCGAGCCCCGAGCGTCTGACGGCAACCTTTGTCAAGGACGACAAGACCGGCATCACGGTGATGGACTGGGAAGTCGGCGCGTCGGGATACGCGGCTGTCTGGGCGGTTGAAAATACGCGCGAGTCGATATGGGACGCCATGCAACGCAAGGAGACCTATGCCACAACGGGATCGCGCATGGCCGTACGCTTCTTCGGCGGCTGGAATTTCGAACAAGCCGACGCCGAGACCCGCAACCCCGGTGAAATCGGCTACGCCAAGGGCGTTCCCATGGGTGGCGATCTCAGAGCAGCGCCGGAAGGAAAGGCACCGTCGTTCCTCGTCGCCGCGCTGCGGGACCCGATCGGGGCCAATCTCGACCGCTACCAGATCGTCAAGGGCTGGCTGGACGACAAGGGCGAGACGCATGAGCAGGTGTACGATGTCGCCTGGAGCGGGGACCGCAAACCAGGGGCCGACGGCAAGCTGCCGCCGGTCGGCAGCACCGTGAACGTCGAAAACGCGACATGGACCAATACGATCGGCGCTCCGGAACTGATCGCCATCTGGAAGGATCCCAGCTTCGATCCCAAGCAGAAGGCTTTTTACTACGGGCGCGTCATCGAAATTCCGACGCCGCGATGGACTGCCTATGATGCCAAACGGTACGGAACGAAGCCGCTCGAGGGAACGCGGATGACGGTGACCGAGCGCGCCTACACCTCGCCGATCTGGTATACGCCATGA
- a CDS encoding peptidylprolyl isomerase, whose translation MTAAEQAAGPTAPPSSQRTGTIWLKSMLREPLVHFLLLALVIFAGYRLIGADIQNKPGSIVVTAPKIEQMAILFTKTWQRPPTSEELKGLIDDYVKEEVLVREALALGLDRDDTVVRRRLRQKMEFVDAAADVLTPTDADLQAYLQINAATFEIDPMLAFQQVYLNPQRHGDSTARDAASILEALQANPAADPNLLGDPTLLPSDLPLSSKTAIGQTFGVEFPEKLDKAPLDQWTGPIASSFGLHLVRVSRRMPGRVPALDEVRDAVAREWTNAKRRALEDGRFAELLKHYMVSIEFPVSAEAGR comes from the coding sequence ATGACCGCGGCTGAACAGGCCGCCGGACCGACCGCTCCACCCTCCAGCCAACGAACAGGAACGATCTGGCTGAAATCCATGCTAAGGGAGCCGCTGGTTCATTTCCTGCTGCTCGCATTGGTGATCTTCGCCGGTTACCGGCTCATTGGCGCGGATATCCAAAACAAGCCGGGCAGCATCGTCGTCACGGCGCCGAAGATCGAGCAGATGGCCATTCTATTCACCAAGACCTGGCAGCGGCCGCCGACCTCGGAGGAATTGAAGGGCCTGATCGACGACTATGTGAAAGAAGAAGTCCTGGTGCGCGAGGCGCTGGCGCTCGGGCTCGACAGAGACGACACGGTCGTTCGCCGCCGTTTGCGTCAGAAAATGGAATTCGTCGACGCCGCCGCCGACGTTCTGACGCCGACCGACGCAGACCTCCAAGCCTATCTGCAGATCAACGCAGCCACGTTCGAGATTGATCCGATGCTTGCCTTCCAGCAAGTATATCTCAACCCGCAGCGGCACGGCGACAGCACCGCTCGGGACGCAGCCTCCATCCTCGAAGCGCTGCAGGCCAATCCCGCCGCGGATCCTAACCTATTGGGCGACCCGACGCTGCTTCCCTCCGACCTACCGCTTTCGAGCAAGACGGCGATCGGGCAAACCTTCGGCGTCGAATTCCCCGAGAAACTCGACAAGGCCCCCCTGGATCAATGGACAGGCCCCATCGCCAGCAGTTTCGGGCTCCATCTGGTCCGGGTGTCCAGGCGCATGCCCGGCCGAGTGCCAGCGCTCGACGAGGTGCGGGATGCCGTTGCGCGAGAATGGACGAACGCCAAGCGGCGGGCCTTGGAAGACGGGCGATTTGCCGAGTTGCTCAAGCACTATATGGTAAGCATCGAATTCCCTGTCAGTGCGGAAGCCGGCCGATGA
- a CDS encoding HupE/UreJ family protein: MMRFGALLAVLVPLFLATSGIAHEIRPAYLDLRETARDEFAVIWKVPAQGNMRLSLNAILPKPCVEKTDRARSIGGSAYLQRWTVICAGGLKGGEITIDGLRSTMTEALVRIAYQNGDTEVVRLMPAAPSFAVAGAKSSLDIARIYFLLGVEHILSGLDHLLFVLALLLLIRERGMLIKTITAFTIAHSITLAGASLGYFSLPQKPVEATIALSIAFVASELVRMKPGETRLSERLPWVVAFVFGLLHGFGFAGALMEMGLPQSDVPLSLLTFNLGVEAGQLIFVAAASVLLGLAGALVTVPPAQARQVGAYIIGTAAMLWLVPRIAGLVA, from the coding sequence ATGATGCGGTTCGGCGCATTGCTGGCGGTGCTTGTCCCGCTGTTCCTGGCCACCTCAGGTATTGCTCACGAAATCAGGCCTGCCTATCTCGACCTGCGCGAAACGGCACGCGACGAGTTCGCGGTCATCTGGAAGGTGCCGGCGCAGGGCAACATGCGCCTCAGTCTCAATGCAATACTGCCGAAGCCATGCGTCGAAAAAACAGACCGAGCAAGATCGATCGGCGGCAGCGCCTATCTCCAGCGCTGGACGGTCATCTGTGCAGGCGGACTGAAAGGCGGCGAGATCACCATCGATGGACTCAGGTCGACCATGACGGAAGCGCTCGTTCGCATCGCATATCAAAACGGCGACACAGAGGTCGTGCGCCTCATGCCGGCTGCACCCTCTTTCGCCGTGGCAGGTGCAAAGAGCAGCCTCGACATCGCTCGAATCTATTTCTTGCTGGGAGTCGAACACATCCTTTCCGGTCTCGATCATTTGCTCTTCGTTCTCGCCCTTCTGCTGCTCATTCGAGAGCGCGGGATGCTGATCAAGACCATCACCGCCTTTACGATTGCCCATAGCATCACCTTGGCTGGGGCCTCGCTCGGCTATTTCAGTCTGCCGCAGAAGCCGGTCGAAGCGACAATTGCTCTCAGCATCGCTTTCGTTGCGAGCGAACTTGTTAGAATGAAGCCAGGTGAGACACGGCTTTCCGAAAGGCTTCCATGGGTGGTAGCCTTCGTATTCGGTCTGCTGCATGGCTTCGGCTTTGCCGGCGCCCTGATGGAAATGGGATTGCCACAATCCGACGTGCCGCTGAGCCTGCTAACCTTCAACCTGGGCGTCGAGGCGGGACAACTGATCTTCGTGGCCGCGGCTTCGGTCTTGCTCGGATTGGCAGGAGCACTGGTGACCGTCCCACCCGCACAAGCCCGCCAGGTCGGCGCCTACATTATCGGAACCGCGGCGATGTTGTGGCTTGTTCCACGCATCGCAGGATTGGTCGCGTGA
- the yacG gene encoding DNA gyrase inhibitor YacG, which translates to MPEDKKAAAKVEPLRKTRPCPECGKPSNREHYPFCSNRCREVDLSRWLTGSYAIPVADDETKADYPDEEN; encoded by the coding sequence ATGCCCGAAGACAAGAAAGCCGCCGCCAAGGTCGAACCGCTGCGCAAGACGCGCCCTTGCCCGGAATGCGGCAAACCATCGAACCGCGAACATTACCCCTTCTGCTCCAACCGCTGCCGCGAGGTCGATCTCTCCCGCTGGCTGACCGGCTCCTACGCCATTCCGGTGGCCGACGACGAAACGAAGGCCGATTACCCGGATGAGGAAAATTAG
- a CDS encoding Maf-like protein, with amino-acid sequence MALKYKLILASGSPRRVDLLNQAGIEPSRLMPMDIDETPKKSEHPRSLARRLSAEKAEAALAAIKGDITWKGSYILSADTVVAVGRRILGKAEFADEALSSLHLLSGRNHLVYTGICLVTPDRKIRQKIVETKVRFKRLSGFEIENYLASGQWRGKAGAYGIQGIAGTFVQKMVGSYTNVVGLPLYETILLLTGEGFDVHSRWPEG; translated from the coding sequence ATGGCGCTGAAATACAAGCTCATTCTGGCCTCGGGCTCGCCCCGTCGCGTCGACCTCCTCAACCAGGCCGGCATCGAGCCTTCGCGCCTGATGCCGATGGATATCGACGAGACGCCGAAGAAGTCGGAGCATCCGCGTTCGCTCGCCCGAAGGCTATCGGCCGAGAAGGCCGAGGCCGCACTTGCCGCCATCAAGGGCGATATCACCTGGAAGGGCAGCTATATCCTCTCCGCCGATACGGTGGTCGCCGTCGGCCGGCGCATTCTCGGCAAGGCTGAATTCGCCGACGAGGCGCTGAGCTCGCTACATCTCTTGTCGGGACGCAACCATCTCGTCTATACCGGCATTTGCCTGGTGACGCCCGATCGCAAGATCCGCCAGAAGATCGTCGAGACCAAGGTGCGCTTCAAGCGGTTGTCCGGTTTCGAGATCGAGAATTATCTCGCCTCCGGCCAGTGGCGCGGCAAGGCTGGCGCTTACGGCATCCAGGGCATTGCCGGCACTTTCGTGCAGAAGATGGTGGGTTCCTACACCAATGTCGTCGGCCTGCCGCTCTATGAAACCATTCTGCTTCTGACCGGCGAGGGCTTCGATGTGCATAGCCGGTGGCCTGAGGGCTGA
- the infA gene encoding translation initiation factor IF-1: MPKEEVLEFPGIVTELLPNATFRVKLENEHEIIAHTAGRMRKNRIRVLAGDKVLVEMTPYDLTKGRITYRFK; the protein is encoded by the coding sequence ATGCCGAAAGAAGAAGTCCTCGAATTCCCGGGAATCGTCACCGAACTTCTGCCGAATGCGACGTTCCGCGTGAAGCTTGAAAACGAACACGAGATCATCGCCCATACCGCCGGCCGCATGCGCAAGAACCGCATCCGCGTTCTCGCCGGCGACAAGGTGCTGGTGGAGATGACGCCCTACGATCTGACGAAGGGCCGCATCACCTACCGTTTCAAGTAA
- a CDS encoding low molecular weight phosphatase family protein, whose product MTAMELAADVEDAKRPGAILFMCGLNAIRSPMAEAIARSILPANTYIRSAGVRAGERDPFVDVVLEEIGLSLGRRQPQTLDELEDDYFDLIITLSPQAHHAALELTRSNAIDVVYWPTMDPTVVSGTREQILHSYREVRDHLAGLIESRLLKRNGIAAQSA is encoded by the coding sequence ATGACGGCGATGGAGCTTGCCGCCGACGTCGAGGACGCAAAGAGGCCGGGCGCCATTCTTTTCATGTGCGGGCTGAACGCCATCCGCTCGCCGATGGCCGAAGCGATCGCCCGTAGCATTCTGCCTGCCAATACCTATATAAGGTCCGCCGGCGTTCGCGCCGGCGAGCGCGATCCTTTCGTCGATGTCGTGCTCGAGGAAATCGGGCTGTCCCTCGGGCGCCGCCAGCCGCAGACGCTTGATGAACTCGAGGACGATTATTTCGATCTGATCATCACGCTGTCGCCGCAGGCCCATCACGCCGCACTCGAGCTGACGCGGTCGAACGCGATCGACGTCGTCTACTGGCCGACCATGGATCCGACGGTCGTCAGCGGCACGAGGGAGCAGATACTGCACAGCTATCGCGAGGTCCGCGATCACCTGGCCGGCCTCATCGAAAGCCGGTTGCTCAAACGAAATGGCATCGCCGCGCAATCGGCATGA
- a CDS encoding UPF0262 family protein: MAAGDFRLCDVVLDDTIGRSTPDVEHERAVAIFDLIEENRFEPLGHAGGPYRLNISLMDSKLVFAIKTEEGGDVATHILSLTPFRRIVKDYFMICESYYEAIRSATPSRIEAIDMGRRGIHNEGSQTLKDRLAGKIEVDFDTARRLFTLVCVLYWRG; this comes from the coding sequence ATGGCGGCGGGCGATTTCCGGCTTTGCGACGTCGTCCTCGACGATACGATCGGCCGTTCGACGCCCGATGTCGAACATGAGCGTGCCGTCGCCATCTTCGATCTGATCGAGGAGAACAGGTTCGAGCCGCTCGGCCATGCCGGCGGTCCCTACCGGCTGAACATCTCGCTGATGGATTCGAAGCTGGTGTTCGCCATCAAGACCGAAGAAGGCGGCGATGTTGCCACCCATATCCTGTCGCTCACCCCCTTCCGGCGGATCGTCAAGGATTACTTCATGATCTGCGAAAGCTATTACGAAGCGATCCGATCGGCCACGCCAAGCCGCATCGAAGCGATCGACATGGGCCGGCGTGGCATCCACAACGAAGGCTCGCAGACGCTGAAAGACCGGCTGGCCGGCAAGATCGAGGTCGATTTCGACACCGCCCGGCGCCTTTTCACGCTGGTCTGTGTGCTCTACTGGCGCGGATGA